Proteins encoded within one genomic window of Bacillus sp. 1NLA3E:
- the galU gene encoding UTP--glucose-1-phosphate uridylyltransferase GalU, protein MKKVRKAIIPAAGLGTRFLPATKAMPKEMLPIVDKPTIQYIVEEAIASGIEDIIIVTGKGKRAIEDHFDFASELEQNLIEKGKLDLLDKVRYSTNLADIHYIRQKEPKGLGHAVWCARNFIGDEPFAVLLGDDIVQSETPCLRQLMNIYEETHSSVIGVQTVPDDETHRYGIVEPSVQEGRRYKVENFVEKPVPGTAPSNLAIMGRYILTPEIFSFLENQETGAGGEIQLTDAIQKLNQIQRVFAYDFEGKRYDVGEKIGFVKTTVEFALQDEELRSELLIFLKEVMEMGKVQIKK, encoded by the coding sequence GTGAAAAAGGTCCGTAAAGCAATAATCCCGGCTGCTGGGTTGGGTACAAGATTTTTGCCGGCAACGAAGGCAATGCCAAAGGAAATGCTCCCGATTGTCGATAAGCCGACGATCCAGTACATAGTAGAAGAAGCGATTGCATCAGGAATAGAAGATATTATCATCGTAACCGGAAAAGGTAAGCGGGCAATTGAAGACCACTTTGACTTTGCCTCGGAACTTGAGCAAAACCTAATAGAAAAAGGAAAGCTAGATTTGCTGGATAAGGTTCGCTATTCTACTAATTTGGCAGATATTCATTATATTCGTCAAAAGGAACCAAAGGGGTTGGGACATGCTGTTTGGTGTGCCCGTAACTTTATTGGCGATGAACCGTTTGCAGTCCTGTTAGGAGACGATATTGTTCAGAGTGAGACTCCATGCCTTAGACAACTGATGAATATATATGAAGAAACTCATTCATCCGTGATTGGCGTTCAAACAGTTCCTGATGATGAGACGCATCGGTATGGGATTGTTGAACCTTCGGTTCAAGAAGGACGAAGATATAAGGTGGAGAACTTTGTTGAGAAACCAGTTCCTGGTACTGCGCCGTCTAATCTGGCCATTATGGGGCGTTATATCCTGACTCCAGAGATCTTTTCGTTCTTGGAGAATCAGGAGACTGGTGCAGGTGGGGAGATTCAGTTGACGGATGCGATTCAGAAATTGAATCAAATCCAGCGGGTGTTTGCTTATGATTTTGAGGGCAAGCGGTATGATGTTGGGGAGAAGATTGGGTTTGTAAAGACTACGGTGGAGTTTGCGCTGCAGGATGAGGAATTGAGATCTGAATTGCTTATCTTTCTTAAAGAAGTAATGGAGATGGGGAAAGTACAAATAAAGAAGTAG
- a CDS encoding polysaccharide biosynthesis protein: MAYRTRLTMLAFLDSIIVLTAIYISFLTLHPNLSIFKMPTLMLTAITLLLSHHFFAFVYKLYKKAWEYASVGEVISIVKAVTFSIGTTLIMQLLVFHDAYVRALMIAWMLHVILIGGSRFSWRVVRDRYISTQTQMKRTLIIGAGAAGTMVARQVLNNHDTELKPVAFIDDDPKKYRLDILGLPVVGNVNHITKTVETLQIDNIVIAIPSLSRKELKRIYDECAKTKAKTKIMPMLEDIMLGKVSVNHFRDVQVEDLLGREPVDLDIAGISEYVSGKTVLVTGAGGSIGSEICRQICKFSPRKIVLVGHGENSIYGIDMELRNAVPPSIEIVPVIGDIQDRERIFEVMEIHRPSVVYHAAAHKHVPLMEYNPMEAVKNNVFGTKNVAEAAHSFGVDTFVMISSDKAVNPTNVMGSTKRIAEMIIQKLDKESKTRFVAVRFGNVLGSRGSVIPLFKKQIQAGGPVTVTHEDMTRYFMTIPEASRLVIQAGSLARGGEIFVLDMGEPVKIVDLARNLITLSGYSEDEIGIGFSGLRPGEKMYEELLNAEEIYPEPVFPKIFIGRAVLEQEAEVGYLLERFESFTPVEIKEYVINLANRRVNKVYDVASNQ, from the coding sequence TTGGCCTATAGAACACGATTAACCATGTTAGCTTTTCTTGATTCAATCATTGTGCTTACAGCTATTTATATTAGCTTTTTAACTTTACATCCGAATCTGTCGATCTTTAAGATGCCGACCCTGATGCTGACTGCGATTACTTTATTACTTAGTCACCATTTCTTTGCATTTGTTTATAAGCTATATAAAAAGGCATGGGAGTATGCGAGTGTTGGCGAAGTAATATCAATAGTTAAGGCAGTGACCTTCTCGATTGGGACAACCTTAATCATGCAGTTACTTGTCTTTCATGATGCATATGTTCGCGCACTGATGATTGCCTGGATGCTGCACGTGATTTTGATTGGCGGTTCCCGGTTTTCATGGCGAGTGGTTCGGGACCGCTATATAAGCACACAAACACAAATGAAACGGACGTTAATCATCGGGGCTGGAGCGGCGGGAACGATGGTTGCCCGTCAAGTATTGAATAACCATGACACGGAGTTAAAGCCGGTCGCCTTTATTGATGATGATCCGAAAAAATATCGTTTGGACATTCTTGGCTTACCGGTGGTTGGCAATGTCAATCATATCACCAAAACGGTGGAAACATTGCAGATTGATAATATCGTGATTGCGATTCCTTCACTTAGTAGAAAAGAATTGAAGCGGATCTATGATGAATGCGCAAAAACAAAAGCGAAAACGAAAATCATGCCGATGTTAGAAGACATTATGCTCGGAAAAGTGTCAGTCAATCACTTCCGAGATGTTCAAGTTGAGGATTTGCTGGGACGAGAACCAGTGGATTTGGATATCGCTGGTATTTCGGAATATGTGAGTGGCAAGACGGTACTTGTGACAGGCGCTGGAGGGTCAATCGGTTCAGAAATTTGTCGACAGATATGCAAGTTCTCGCCGCGGAAGATTGTTTTGGTTGGTCACGGTGAGAATAGCATTTATGGGATTGATATGGAGTTGAGAAACGCCGTTCCTCCTTCAATTGAAATTGTTCCGGTTATTGGTGATATTCAGGATCGAGAGCGAATATTTGAAGTGATGGAAATCCATCGACCTAGTGTTGTCTATCATGCGGCAGCGCATAAGCATGTTCCGTTGATGGAGTATAACCCAATGGAAGCGGTTAAGAATAATGTGTTTGGGACGAAGAATGTGGCGGAAGCAGCCCACAGTTTCGGTGTTGATACGTTTGTGATGATTTCTTCGGATAAGGCGGTTAATCCTACTAATGTGATGGGGTCGACAAAGCGGATTGCGGAGATGATTATTCAGAAGTTAGATAAAGAGAGTAAAACGAGGTTTGTGGCTGTCCGGTTTGGGAATGTGTTGGGGAGTCGCGGTAGTGTGATTCCGTTGTTTAAGAAACAGATTCAGGCAGGTGGGCCGGTGACGGTTACGCATGAGGATATGACGAGATATTTTATGACGATTCCAGAAGCTTCGCGGCTTGTGATTCAGGCAGGGTCTCTTGCGCGTGGTGGGGAGATTTTTGTTTTGGATATGGGTGAGCCGGTGAAGATTGTTGATTTGGCACGGAATTTGATAACCCTTTCGGGTTATTCTGAAGATGAGATTGGGATTGGATTTTCAGGTTTACGACCTGGGGAGAAGATGTATGAAGAGTTGCTAAATGCAGAGGAGATTTATCCTGAGCCGGTGTTTCCGAAAATTTTTATTGGGAGAGCGGTGCTGGAGCAGGAAGCGGAAGTCGGCTATCTACTGGAGCGGTTTGAGAGTTTTACACCAGTAGAAATAAAAGAATATGTCATTAATCTAGCAAATCGACGAGTAAATAAAGTTTATGATGTTGCAAGTAATCAATAG
- a CDS encoding tyrosine-protein phosphatase has protein sequence MIDIHCHILPGIDDGAKNIEDSLNMARAAVKQGIHTIIATPHHQNSKYLNPKEDILLKVSELNEAIQEENISITILPGQETRIYGEILEDYNNNEILPLNHSNYLFIELPSGHVPRYTQQLLYDIQLQGLIPIIVHPERNQEIIERPEILFQFVEKGALTQVTAASISGAFGKKIKEFSFQLIDASLTHFLASDAHNISNRNFKVVEAFDLVEKRYGVDTVDMFLENAEYLVSGKSVFKDIPTKVKRKKILGIF, from the coding sequence ATGATTGACATACATTGTCATATTTTGCCTGGTATTGACGACGGTGCTAAAAATATTGAAGATAGCCTTAATATGGCTAGAGCTGCAGTTAAACAAGGAATTCATACGATCATCGCTACCCCGCACCATCAAAATAGTAAATATTTGAATCCTAAAGAGGATATCCTCTTGAAAGTTTCGGAACTAAACGAAGCTATTCAAGAGGAAAATATTTCAATAACGATCCTTCCAGGTCAAGAAACAAGAATATATGGTGAGATTTTAGAAGACTACAATAATAACGAAATCCTACCTCTAAATCATTCAAATTATCTTTTCATAGAGCTACCATCAGGACATGTTCCTAGGTATACACAACAATTGTTATATGATATCCAGTTGCAGGGATTAATCCCGATTATTGTTCACCCAGAGAGAAATCAAGAAATCATAGAACGACCAGAGATTTTATTCCAGTTCGTTGAAAAAGGAGCCCTAACTCAAGTAACAGCAGCAAGTATATCTGGGGCTTTTGGAAAAAAAATTAAAGAATTTTCATTTCAGCTCATCGATGCAAGCTTAACGCATTTTCTTGCATCAGACGCCCATAATATTTCGAATCGAAACTTTAAGGTAGTCGAAGCGTTTGATTTGGTCGAAAAGAGATATGGAGTCGATACTGTTGATATGTTTTTAGAAAATGCGGAGTACTTAGTCTCTGGAAAATCGGTCTTTAAAGACATCCCTACAAAAGTAAAGAGGAAAAAGATTCTAGGAATATTTTAA
- a CDS encoding CpsD/CapB family tyrosine-protein kinase → MVLKKSPRPVKNLKQRNLITKLKPKSPISEQYRTVRTNIQFAEIDQELKSILVTSTGPGEGKSTTVANLAVVFAQQGKRVLLVDADLRKPTVHFTFQISNIYGLTNVLTKLRSLDEAIAATDIENLYVLTSGPIPPNPAELLGSKAMREFITTVEGEYDIILFDTPPVLAVTDSQILANICQGSLLVVSSGRTEIDMVTKAKDLLLSAKGKILGVVLNNKKVENSNYYYYYGVK, encoded by the coding sequence TTGGTTCTTAAAAAAAGCCCAAGACCGGTAAAGAATTTAAAACAACGAAACTTAATCACAAAACTCAAACCGAAATCACCTATATCGGAACAGTATCGGACAGTTCGGACCAATATTCAATTTGCTGAAATTGACCAAGAACTTAAATCTATTTTGGTGACATCCACAGGACCAGGAGAAGGGAAATCAACAACGGTTGCCAATCTTGCCGTGGTGTTTGCACAGCAAGGAAAACGAGTTTTACTTGTTGATGCAGATTTAAGAAAACCAACTGTTCATTTCACTTTCCAAATCTCAAATATATATGGGCTAACAAATGTCTTAACAAAACTTAGGTCGTTGGATGAAGCAATTGCGGCCACCGATATTGAAAATTTGTATGTTTTAACAAGTGGGCCAATTCCACCAAACCCAGCTGAGTTATTAGGATCTAAAGCGATGCGAGAATTCATTACAACAGTTGAAGGTGAATATGACATCATTCTTTTTGATACACCGCCTGTATTGGCTGTAACTGATTCGCAAATACTGGCAAATATTTGTCAGGGTAGCTTACTGGTAGTTTCTAGTGGTCGTACCGAAATCGATATGGTAACTAAGGCGAAAGACTTATTGTTATCGGCTAAAGGAAAGATCCTTGGGGTAGTGTTAAATAACAAGAAGGTGGAAAATTCCAATTACTATTATTATTACGGGGTAAAATAA
- a CDS encoding YveK family protein → MEETISLKELFDTLRKRLKLIAIITITAVLISGIFSYFFLTPIYQASTQLLVNQSKNEQTMYNYNEVQTNLQLINTYNVIIKSPAVLDLVVKELGLNMTTAELNEKVTVQNEKDSQVVNIAVQDPSQAKAAQIANKIADVFKKEIVKIMNVDNVSILAIATVAEHPSPIKPNPPLNVAIALVVGLMAGVGLAFLLEYLDNTIKTEQDIEKILGLPVLGVITNFEDDHSKNEGIRNVRNSRVRSESIGS, encoded by the coding sequence ATGGAAGAGACAATTAGTTTAAAAGAATTATTTGATACATTAAGAAAACGACTAAAATTAATTGCCATTATTACAATTACAGCAGTTCTTATTAGTGGAATCTTTAGTTATTTTTTCCTAACACCAATTTATCAGGCATCTACGCAATTACTAGTCAATCAGTCGAAAAATGAGCAGACTATGTACAACTATAACGAGGTTCAAACAAACCTGCAGCTAATCAATACGTATAACGTAATTATAAAAAGCCCTGCAGTCTTGGATTTAGTTGTTAAAGAACTTGGACTGAACATGACAACAGCGGAACTTAATGAAAAAGTTACGGTTCAAAATGAAAAGGACTCTCAAGTGGTCAATATAGCGGTTCAGGATCCTAGTCAAGCTAAAGCAGCCCAAATTGCCAACAAAATAGCTGATGTCTTTAAAAAAGAAATCGTCAAAATCATGAATGTTGATAATGTAAGTATCCTAGCAATAGCAACAGTTGCAGAACATCCATCCCCAATCAAGCCAAATCCACCGTTAAATGTGGCAATCGCACTTGTTGTGGGCTTAATGGCGGGCGTTGGATTAGCCTTTTTATTAGAATACTTGGATAACACAATTAAAACTGAGCAGGATATTGAAAAAATTCTAGGATTGCCAGTGTTAGGAGTGATCACAAATTTTGAAGATGATCATTCAAAAAACGAAGGAATCCGTAACGTTCGAAACTCTAGAGTAAGGAGTGAGTCGATTGGTTCTTAA
- a CDS encoding C40 family peptidase: MKKKIVSAATLAILSTAFAGGVSANSYIVQKGDTLSHIALKYQTSISELKRLNSLSSDFILINQSLVVSQTNTSAAPIKPTVQTPTQSKTYTIVSGDTLSKIAVQHGISLSDLMTWNGLTTHLIYPGNVLKVSTPDITAGPAPTVPVQTASTSISTNSSSYTIKSGDTLSQIARQFGTTVTDLKLLNNLTSDLIYVGRTLKVTSAQTSNNGSTQTTVNTVAPITVTPVNNPSSSADSIVNAANAVLGAPYVWGGTTPAGFDCSGFVFYVYNQAGKPLSRLSAEGYYNRSYYVSTPEPGDLLFFENTYKTGISHMGIYLGGNQFIQADSDGVQITDLNNPYYKQHFDGYKRFY; the protein is encoded by the coding sequence TTGAAGAAAAAAATTGTATCCGCGGCAACGTTAGCGATTCTATCAACAGCATTCGCGGGTGGTGTTTCAGCAAATTCCTACATAGTCCAAAAAGGGGATACTCTGTCACATATCGCACTTAAATACCAAACTAGTATTTCCGAATTAAAACGACTCAACTCTTTAAGTTCCGATTTTATTTTAATTAATCAAAGTTTAGTAGTTTCCCAGACTAACACTAGTGCTGCACCTATTAAACCGACAGTTCAAACACCTACTCAAAGCAAAACTTATACCATTGTTAGTGGTGACACATTAAGCAAAATAGCTGTTCAACATGGTATTTCACTCTCAGACCTAATGACTTGGAACGGGCTTACCACACATTTAATCTATCCTGGAAATGTGTTAAAGGTTTCAACCCCTGATATCACAGCAGGACCAGCGCCAACAGTTCCAGTACAAACAGCCTCCACATCAATATCAACAAACTCGAGTAGCTACACCATCAAAAGTGGCGACACCTTGAGTCAAATCGCTCGGCAATTTGGTACAACCGTAACCGATCTAAAACTGTTAAATAATCTTACTTCTGATTTAATTTATGTTGGACGAACTCTAAAGGTGACATCTGCTCAAACTTCCAATAACGGCAGCACACAGACAACCGTAAATACAGTTGCGCCTATCACGGTAACACCAGTGAACAATCCTTCATCTAGCGCTGACAGCATTGTAAATGCCGCCAATGCTGTGCTCGGGGCTCCTTATGTATGGGGTGGCACTACACCTGCAGGCTTTGATTGCAGCGGCTTTGTTTTCTATGTTTATAACCAGGCAGGAAAGCCATTGAGTCGCCTTTCCGCCGAAGGCTATTATAATCGTTCTTACTATGTATCCACTCCGGAGCCAGGCGATTTGCTGTTTTTTGAGAATACTTATAAAACAGGCATTTCACACATGGGCATCTATCTGGGCGGAAATCAGTTTATTCAAGCCGATTCCGACGGTGTACAGATTACTGATCTTAACAATCCGTATTACAAACAACATTTTGATGGCTACAAGCGTTTTTATTAA
- a CDS encoding alkaline phosphatase yields MPKVSCPFYFSLHLHIFFSCAENIVDKIEVVKYMVVEVCMFYQRRSLLILLTVSALFFPKAGYAEPVVAKHKNVIMMVMDGTNSDVVTLARWYKGKPLALDEILVGGVHTHSLRSAITDSAAAGTALATGHKTIVNAIGMVPGSNRNGFAPVVNLSEAAKLAGMATGLVSTSEIQNATPASYSSHVTDRNNYHDIAEQQVYQNLDVVLGGGKSSLAAKNRADREDLMPVVKKMGYQVVETKEQLAGVRGSKVWGSLAQSALSNHFDREALTPSQPSLADMTEAAIQVLDRKQDQGFFLFVEGSKIDWAAHKNDPVGMVSEVLGFDEAVGKALEYAKKDGNTMVIAVTDHGNSGLTMGSSSTDRTYGATPAPTFIEPLKKAKLTLEGAMTQLKPDHSNLLKVAELYGLGNVTRDELGNLKGAENLENAMAGMLASRAKLGFTTHGHTGENVFLYAYGPGKPSGLIDNTDIPRVIGNYLGITDLNYKVKYVEAGQYFKGKGFKVTIKDGMSANPVLIVEHEGVKLEYPENKNYYLKDGVPVETLAPTVFNGKEFFVAVE; encoded by the coding sequence ATGCCGAAGGTATCCTGCCCTTTTTATTTTTCCCTCCACTTACATATTTTTTTCAGTTGTGCTGAAAATATTGTAGACAAGATTGAAGTAGTTAAATATATGGTAGTGGAGGTATGTATGTTTTATCAGAGAAGAAGCTTACTTATTTTATTAACCGTATCTGCTTTATTTTTTCCAAAAGCGGGGTATGCGGAGCCTGTGGTTGCCAAACATAAGAATGTGATCATGATGGTGATGGACGGAACGAATTCTGATGTGGTGACACTAGCACGTTGGTACAAGGGCAAACCATTGGCGCTTGATGAAATTTTGGTCGGTGGGGTGCACACCCATTCACTCCGCTCGGCGATTACCGATTCGGCGGCAGCAGGCACGGCGCTGGCGACGGGACATAAAACAATTGTGAATGCGATTGGGATGGTGCCGGGGTCAAATCGCAATGGGTTCGCACCCGTGGTGAACTTAAGTGAAGCGGCAAAGCTTGCCGGGATGGCGACGGGCCTTGTGTCGACGTCGGAGATTCAGAATGCCACGCCGGCTAGCTATTCGTCTCATGTCACTGACCGCAACAATTATCATGATATTGCCGAACAGCAGGTGTATCAGAATCTGGATGTGGTGTTGGGCGGTGGTAAAAGCTCACTCGCTGCTAAAAATCGAGCTGATCGAGAGGATCTAATGCCAGTCGTGAAAAAAATGGGGTATCAGGTGGTGGAAACAAAAGAACAGTTAGCGGGAGTGCGTGGTAGCAAGGTCTGGGGTAGCTTAGCACAGTCGGCGTTGAGTAACCATTTTGACCGTGAGGCGTTAACACCAAGCCAACCTTCGCTGGCGGATATGACCGAGGCCGCAATTCAAGTTTTAGATAGAAAACAAGATCAAGGCTTTTTCTTGTTTGTCGAAGGCAGTAAAATTGACTGGGCCGCACATAAGAATGATCCAGTTGGCATGGTCAGTGAAGTGTTGGGCTTTGATGAAGCGGTCGGTAAGGCACTTGAGTATGCGAAAAAGGACGGCAACACGATGGTAATTGCCGTCACCGATCATGGCAACAGCGGCCTGACGATGGGAAGCAGTTCTACCGACAGAACATATGGAGCTACCCCAGCACCGACTTTTATTGAACCGTTGAAAAAGGCCAAGCTAACCTTGGAAGGTGCGATGACACAGCTAAAGCCTGATCACTCCAATTTACTTAAAGTAGCCGAGCTCTATGGTCTGGGTAATGTAACGCGGGATGAGTTGGGGAATTTGAAGGGTGCTGAAAACCTCGAAAATGCAATGGCAGGGATGTTAGCCTCACGAGCAAAGCTTGGGTTTACGACGCACGGGCATACAGGTGAGAATGTGTTTTTGTATGCTTATGGACCTGGGAAGCCGAGCGGTTTGATTGATAATACTGATATCCCAAGGGTGATTGGAAACTATTTAGGGATTACCGATTTGAATTATAAAGTGAAGTATGTTGAAGCTGGCCAGTATTTCAAGGGCAAAGGTTTCAAAGTGACAATAAAAGATGGGATGTCCGCGAATCCAGTCCTAATTGTCGAACATGAGGGTGTGAAACTAGAGTATCCCGAAAATAAGAATTATTACCTAAAAGATGGGGTTCCAGTGGAAACACTGGCACCGACAGTGTTTAATGGCAAGGAATTTTTTGTAGCAGTAGAGTAA
- the uxaC gene encoding glucuronate isomerase gives MRKFMDENFLLKNETAISLYHNYAKELPIIDYHCHLSPKEIYENKRFHTITEVWLYGDHYKWRAMRANGIPEEKITGNASDYEKFMAWAQTVPLTIGNPLYSWAHLELQRFFSIYEPLNEKSAQAIWEKANLFLQGEGFGARDLIAKSNVRVVCTTDDPVDSLAYHLLLKESKDFSVNVVPGFRPDKGLGINRDDFLSWVEKLEQAAVVSINSYEDYLSALEKRVQFFHSVGCRVSDHALDSMVYEETSLEEVKTIFSERLTGLKISLEAERKFKTYTLIYLGKLYADRDWAMQFHMNAHRNNNTKMLKLLGPDTGYDSINDDQIAKPLCYILDALEQENKLPKTILYSLNPNDNSIIASVINSFQDGKTPGKIQFGTAWWFNDSKDGMIEQMKALSNTALFSQFIGMLTDSRSFLSYPRHEYFRRLVCNLIGEWVENGEYPEDMEILGRIVQRISYLNARDYFNFQEVSEC, from the coding sequence ATGCGAAAATTTATGGATGAAAATTTTTTATTAAAAAATGAAACCGCTATCTCGTTGTACCATAATTACGCTAAAGAACTGCCAATTATCGATTATCATTGCCATTTAAGTCCAAAAGAAATCTATGAAAATAAGCGGTTTCATACTATTACAGAAGTCTGGCTTTATGGCGACCATTATAAATGGAGAGCCATGAGAGCAAACGGCATACCGGAGGAGAAGATTACCGGAAATGCTAGTGATTACGAAAAATTTATGGCTTGGGCCCAAACTGTTCCCCTTACAATTGGGAATCCTTTATATAGCTGGGCCCACCTTGAACTTCAGAGATTTTTCAGTATATATGAGCCTTTAAACGAAAAAAGCGCACAAGCCATTTGGGAAAAGGCTAATCTGTTCCTACAGGGAGAAGGATTCGGTGCGCGTGATTTAATCGCCAAATCAAATGTAAGAGTCGTATGTACAACTGACGACCCTGTAGATAGTTTGGCATATCACCTTTTATTAAAAGAAAGCAAGGATTTTTCCGTCAACGTGGTTCCAGGGTTCAGACCAGATAAGGGACTGGGAATAAACCGAGACGATTTTCTTAGCTGGGTCGAAAAGCTTGAACAGGCTGCAGTTGTCAGCATTAACAGTTATGAAGATTATCTATCCGCTCTTGAAAAACGTGTACAATTTTTTCACTCTGTCGGATGCAGGGTGTCAGACCATGCGTTAGATTCAATGGTATATGAGGAAACTTCGCTAGAGGAAGTTAAAACTATTTTTTCGGAGCGCTTAACGGGTCTAAAAATTTCACTTGAAGCCGAAAGGAAATTTAAAACCTATACATTAATCTACCTTGGGAAACTGTATGCTGATCGCGATTGGGCAATGCAATTTCACATGAACGCACACCGGAATAATAATACGAAAATGTTAAAGCTACTAGGACCTGATACCGGCTATGATTCGATCAATGATGATCAAATTGCTAAACCGTTATGCTATATTCTTGACGCTTTGGAACAGGAAAACAAGCTTCCTAAAACCATTTTATATTCATTGAACCCTAATGATAACTCTATTATCGCTAGCGTGATCAATAGTTTTCAGGATGGGAAAACCCCTGGGAAAATTCAATTTGGCACAGCGTGGTGGTTTAATGACTCCAAAGATGGGATGATAGAACAAATGAAAGCACTATCCAATACAGCACTTTTTAGCCAGTTTATTGGGATGCTCACAGATTCCCGAAGTTTCCTATCCTATCCAAGGCATGAGTATTTCAGAAGATTGGTTTGCAATCTGATCGGAGAATGGGTTGAAAACGGCGAATACCCCGAAGATATGGAGATCCTAGGCAGGATTGTACAAAGGATATCTTATCTCAATGCCAGGGATTATTTTAATTTTCAGGAAGTAAGTGAGTGCTAA
- a CDS encoding LacI family DNA-binding transcriptional regulator, which yields MVTIKDIAKLANVSHTTVSRALNNSPLIKEHTKKKILEIASQLNYTPNYNAKGLVMHKSYTIGLFFTSITNGTSSSFLADTIKGVNSVINQDYNLIVRGIDDYQDYSSINKQRYDGIILMSQSIHDNSFIYNSIEKRIPLVVLNRDIEENKITNILSNDKEGSRQAVEYLIKCGHRNIAIIEGIQGFKSSQERKDGYLAALIENGIYPRKEYSVVGNYDMRSGYLAAERLLSLSTPPTAVFCSNDDMAIGAMNAIFSRNLKVPDDVSVFGFDDIGYSQYTTPRLTTIKRPIEEISVKGAKKILSLIEDNEQKGEKIFINSELMIRDSVKKVN from the coding sequence ATGGTTACAATAAAGGATATAGCTAAATTGGCGAATGTTTCTCACACAACGGTATCAAGGGCTTTAAATAACAGCCCCCTGATTAAAGAACATACAAAGAAGAAGATACTAGAGATTGCCTCTCAGCTTAATTACACACCAAATTACAATGCCAAGGGTCTAGTCATGCATAAGTCTTATACAATCGGCTTATTCTTTACAAGTATCACTAACGGCACGTCATCAAGCTTCCTTGCTGATACGATAAAGGGTGTAAATAGCGTGATTAATCAGGATTACAATCTGATTGTCCGCGGTATCGATGATTACCAGGATTATTCCTCTATTAACAAACAAAGATATGATGGGATCATTTTAATGAGTCAAAGCATCCACGATAATTCTTTTATTTACAACTCGATTGAGAAAAGGATTCCGTTAGTGGTGCTAAATCGTGATATTGAGGAAAATAAAATTACCAATATCTTATCTAATGATAAAGAAGGTTCCCGCCAAGCAGTGGAATATTTGATTAAATGCGGTCACCGCAATATTGCCATCATTGAAGGTATCCAGGGCTTCAAATCTTCTCAAGAGCGCAAGGATGGATATTTGGCTGCACTAATTGAAAATGGCATTTACCCTAGAAAAGAGTACTCTGTTGTTGGGAACTATGATATGAGGAGCGGATATCTTGCCGCAGAAAGGCTCCTTTCGCTTTCCACCCCTCCCACTGCCGTATTTTGTTCCAATGATGATATGGCAATTGGGGCGATGAACGCTATTTTTTCACGGAACTTAAAGGTGCCGGACGATGTATCTGTATTTGGTTTTGATGATATTGGCTATTCCCAATATACGACGCCACGGCTTACAACGATTAAACGGCCAATTGAAGAAATCAGTGTAAAGGGGGCGAAGAAAATCTTGTCCTTGATTGAGGATAACGAGCAGAAGGGTGAGAAAATCTTTATTAATTCGGAACTAATGATTAGAGACTCTGTCAAGAAGGTGAATTGA